One Benincasa hispida cultivar B227 chromosome 5, ASM972705v1, whole genome shotgun sequence genomic window carries:
- the LOC120078462 gene encoding transcription factor MYB41-like encodes MGRSPCCDENGVKKGPWTPEEDEKLIEFVAKNGHGSWRNLPKLAGLNRCGKSCRLRWTNYLRPDIKRGKFSEEEESSIIKLHSLLGNRWSKIASHLPGRTDNEIKNFWNTHLRKKLLQMGIDPSTHKPRTDLNHFLNLSQLFNNGIPNPLNSDQLKLQAEIAKLQLLQNLCQLLNPTTTIPTTINNGLQNPNPSQFQAGFSTGFVSVPGLEDGDKINKANNYLEEMGNFGHDVLQAENYYQLPPLISESPDGSASNVNQIESSETNPLCFSTNSNSPAASSSIFDSLESLMNDDDANGSYWNNILR; translated from the exons ATGGGAAGATCTCCTTGTTGTGATGAAAATGGTGTGAAAAAAGGGCCATGGACTCCTGAAGAAGATGAGAAATTGATTGAATTTGTGGCTAAAAATGGCCATGGAAGTTGGAGAAATCTCCCAAAGCTTGCTGGTTTGAATAGGTGTGGAAAAAGTTGTAGATTGAGATGGACTAATTATCTTAGACCTGATATTAAGAGAGGAAAATTCTCCGAAGAAGAAGAATCGTCCATTATCAAGCTTCATTCACTACTCGGAAATAG GTGGTCGAAAATCGCTAGCCATCTTCCCGGGAGGACGGATAACGAAATCAAAAACTTTTGGAACACCCATTTGAGGAAGAAGCTTTTACAAATGGGAATTGATCCAAGCACACACAAGCCAAGAACAGACCTAaatcatttcctcaacctttcTCAATTGTTTAATAATGGAATACCAAATCCtctaaatagtgatcaactcaAGTTGCAAGCAGAAATAGCCAAACTTCAATTACTACAAAATCTTTGCCAACTTCTAAACCCAACCACTACTATTCCTACCACCATTAATAATGGACTTCAAAACCCTAACCCTAGCCAGTTTCAGGCCGGTTTTTCGACTGGTTTCGTGTCGGTGCCGGGTCTTGAAGATGGGGACAAGATCAATAAAGCTAATAATTATTTGGAAGAAATGGGAAATTTTGGTCATGATGTACTTCAAGCTGAGAATTATTATCAACTTCCTCCATTGATTTCAGAGTCTCCTGATGGTTCAGCTTCAAATGTCAACCAAATTGAGAGTAGTGAAACAAATCCATTGTGTTTCTCTACTAATTCAAACTCACCTGCTGCATCCTCTTCAATTTTTGATAGTTTGGAGTCTTTGATGAATGATGATGACGCAAATGGATCGTATTGGAATAATATTCTTCGGTAA